Within the Burkholderia sp. NRF60-BP8 genome, the region GATCGTACGCAGCGCCAGCGCGGCGATCGCGACGCCGGCCCACGCACCGGTGCGAACGAACAGTAGCCACGATGCGGCGCGTGCACGATGCAGCGAGAACAGCCACGTGTTGACCTCGAGCGCCGCGTGCTCGGCGCACGCGACGAGCACGACCGGCAGCAGCCGTGCGACGGCCAGCGCGTCGACATGCGCGGCTCCCCACGCGCCGACCGGCAGCGCGGCCGCGCCGCACAGCAGCGCATAGACCAACGCGTACAACACCGACAGCCGCACGCACGTCCGCACCGCGTCGCGCGGATCGGGGCCGGCGAGCCGGCGATTGATTTCGGTACTGAAGCCGAGCCCGAGCACCTTCGATGCGACGACCGACACCGCGAGCGCGACACCATAGACGGCTACCGCGTCGAAGCCGAGCGTGCGCGCGACGACGATCGTCAACATGAACTTCAACCCGAGCGCGGCAACGCGCAGCATCAGGCGGGACCAGGCGGCGCTCATCGCACGGCTCCGTTCGCGCCGTTGCCGAGCGCATCGCGCAGCGCGTCGACCAGCTTCCGGCGTTCGTCGCCGAGGCGCGCGAGCCCGGTTTCGGCCTGTACCCAGAACCGGCGCAGCGCATCCGGCGCGAGCAGCGTGTCGCACACGGCGTTCGCGTCGAAGTCGGCCGCGTTCGCGACCCAGTGGCCGACGCCGAGATCGGCATATGCGCCGAAGCCCTTGCGCTCGTAGCTCAGGTGATACGCGGGCACGCCGTGCAGGATTGCCTCGAGCGCACCGTGCAGGCGCACGGAGACGACCGCGTCGGGCGTGTCGCCGGCGAGCACGTCCTTCAGCGAACGCGGCGCGTCGAAGCCGCGTTCGCGGTAATACGCGGCGTCGTCGTTGCCGCGCCCCTGGCTTTGCACCGCGAACGTGACGCGGCAGAACGCGGCGAGCCGTTCGACCAGCGCGTCGGTCGATGCGAGATAGCGCGCGCATTGCGCGTCGCTCCACGCGGGCGGCCGGCGCAGCACCAGCGCGACGTGCGCGGGTGTCGACGCGGCGGAACGCACGCGTTCGCGCAAGCCCATGGCCCGGCGTCCGAATTCGAGCACCGCGAGATCGGGCGCGCGGCGCGTGTTCGCGTTGCCGGCGAGAAATGCGACCGAGCGGTCGTCGCGCGCGAATACCGCGTCGAATCCGGCGAGCAGCGACGTCAAGTGCCCGGCGAGCAACGGATTGCCGGCCGCCGGCCCGATGCTCTGCGGCAGGTAGACGGCGGGTTTGTTCGCCGCGCGGGCCGCGCGCATCTGCACGAGATGCCCGGCTTCGAGCTTGAGCGCTTCGAGCGCGTTGCGCGCGCGGAGGTAGCCGCCGCCGACGCCGACGATCAGGTCGGTGCGTCGCAGCAGCGCGCGCAGGTCGGCAAGCGCCGGGTTCGCGCCGACGGGCAGCGCGGCCATCGCCGCGCCGATCAGGCGGCCGGCGCCGCCCGCGGCGAGCACGGGGGCCGGGCGCACGTCCGGATACGCGGGGAACGACGCGGGATCTGCGGCGACGATCGACACTTGCGTGTCGGCGCCGAACGCGTCGCGCAACAGCGCGACCGACAGGTCGACGAGCAGTCCGTCGCCGGAATTGCGCGCGCTGTACGCATGCAGCAGTGCGACGTGAGCGGGGCGATGCATCATGCGTTCTCCTGAAGTAGCGCGCGATAGACGGCGAGCGTGCGGTCGACCATCGCATCGGCCGAGAAATGCGGGTACGCGTGCGCACATTGATCGCGCATCAGCCCGAACGCGGCCGGATGGTCGACCAGCCGCCCGATCGCCTCGGCGAATGCGGCGGGGTCGTCGCTGTTCGGCACGGTCAGACCGACGCGATGCGCTGCGATCAGTTCGTCCGCGCCCGCGACGCGGGTCGCGACCATCGGCACACGCGCGGCGACCGCTTCGAGGCACACGTACGGAAATCCTTCGTAGCGGCTCGGCAGCGCGAGCAGGTCGAATGCGGAGAAGTAGCGGCGCGCGTCGTCGACGCGGCCCGCGACGTGCAGGTTCAGCGGCAGATCGCGGGCTTCCTCGCCCGCCGCACGCGCGAACTCGCCGGAGCCGATCGCGACGACCTGCACGCGGCGCTCGAAGCGCCCCTCCAGCAAACGCGCGGCGCGCACGAGGCGGTCGACGCCTTTCTGGTGATCGAAGCGCCCGACGAAGCCGACAACGAACGTGTCGTCGGCCAGCCCGAGCGCGATGCGCGCGGCTTGACGCGCGAGCAGCCGCGGCGGCGTCACGCCGTTCTCGACGACGCGAATCCGGTGGCGCGCGATGCCGAGTGCGTGCAGATGGTCGGCCTCGGCCTGCGACACCGCGATCACGGCGTCCGAGCAGCCATTGCCGAGCACGCGCTCGATGCTGCCGTAGAACGCGTGCTTCGCGGGCGACAGCGTCGGGTTCAGCGTGTAGACCGCGTGCGGCGTATAGACCTGCTTCCACGGCCCGCGACACAGCCGCGCCAGCGCGCCGGCCTTCGAGCTGTGGCTGTGCACGATGTCGGGCCGCAGGCGGCGCAGCAGCCGGCGCAGCGCCAGCGCCCCGCGCACGTCGTGCAGGCCGACCGCGCGCCGCAGCGGCAGCCGGTGGAACGAATGGCATTGCGCGGCCGCGCCGGCGAGCATCGCGTCGTCGAAGCGTTCGCCGAGCGGTGCGATCAGATGGATTTCTGCGTTCGAGCGCGCGCGCAGTCCGGCGATCAGGTCGGTCAGGTGGACGGCGACGCCGCCGCCGGCCGCCTCGACGACGAGCGCGACGCGCAGCGGCGGCTTGGCGGCATGGTCGGCACGGGGAAGGGCCGGCGGCTCGGACAGCGCCGGCGCGAATTCGAGATCGCTCATGCGGACCTCCGGAACAAACGGCTGAGCAGCGCGCGCACGCGGGCGACGTGCGTGCAGCGTGTGTCGCAGGTGTAGCGGTACGCTTCGTAGCGGTAGCCGCCGTATTTCGAGCCGAACGCGGACGCGCCGGAGCGCGGATCGAGGCCGTTCAGCACGACGCCGAGCGTGTCGGCGGTGCGTCGCGGCAGGCGCTTCGCGGATTCGACGAGTTCGCCGGCCCGCGTCGCGCCGGCCCGGGCGACCAGCAGCGTCGCGTCGGCGTGTGTGTTGAGCCATGTCGCGTCGGTCGCCGCGAGCAACGGCGCGGAATCGACGACGACGAGGTCGTAGCGCGCCCGCAGCGACGCGAGCAGCGGGCCGACGCCGGCGTGCTGCAACAGCGCAGTCGGGGCAGGCGGCAGTTCGCCGGTCGGCAGGAAGTCGAGATTCGGCGCGATGTTGCGGCGCAGGATGTCGTCGACGCTGGCGCGGCCGTCGAGCAGTTCGGCGAAGCCGAGGCCGCGTTCGAGCCCGAAGTACTGGTGCAGGTAACCTTTGCGCAGGTCGCCGTCGATCAGCAGCACGCGGCGGCCGCTCGCGGCCTGCACGGCGGCGAAGTTGACCGACACGAACGATTTGCCGGTGCCCGGCGTCGGCCCGCTGATCAGCACGAGTGGATGCGCGATGTCCGCGAGCGAGAAGTGCAGCGCGGTTTGCAGACTGCGCAGCCCTTCGATCGCGGGTTCGTACGGATCGTCGTAAGCGAGCACGTGCAGGCCCGTGTCGTGCTGTTCGACCGCGCGCATCAGCTTGCGCTGACGTGCGGCGGCAGGCAGCACCGCGCGTACCGGCAGCGACGTATGGCGCTCGATCTCGTCGACGGCTGTGAGGCCGCCATACAGGAATTCGCGCATGAACGCGGCGATCACGCCGAGCGCGAGACCGAGCAGCGCGGCGGCGGCGATCACGACCGGCCGGTTCGGCCGCACGGGGTCGGCGGGCGCGACGGCCGCGTCGACCACGCGCACGCTCGCCGTGCGGCCGGCCTGCACCAGTTCGAGCTGCTGGATGTTATTCAGCAGCGCGGTGTACAGGTCGGTGTTGACCTTCACGTCGAGCTGTGCGCGCACTTCCTCGGCCTGCTGCGCGGGCAGCCTCGCGATTCGGGTGTCGAGCGCGCCCTGCTGCCGTTTGAGCGTCGCGAGTTGCGCGTCGAGGGCGGCCATGTCGGGGTGCGTCGGCAGGAAGCGGCGCGAGAGTTCGTCGCGCTTTTGCTGCAGTTCGAGCGCGCGCGTTTGCAGATCCGCACCTTGCTGCAGCGCGACCTTGCCTTCCTCGGCGAGATCGATCGAGCCGGTGCGGCTGCGCAGCGCCGCATAGCGCGTTTCCGCGCGTTCGAGCTGCTGCTTCACGATCGGCAACTGCCCGTTCAGGAACGTCAGCGACTGCGCCGCGTCGGCGGAGCGGCGCGCGATGTTCTGTTCGACGTAGCGGCTCGCGATCGCATTCAGCGTCGCGCTGATCTCGGCAGGGTCGTCGCCGCGCAGCGACGCGACGAGCACGCCCGACTGCTTGACCTTCTCCTGGACGTCGAGCGCGGTGCGCAGCGTGTCGATGGTCTCCGCGCGGGAATGGCGGATCAGCCTGAAGCGCGTGCCCGGCTGCGCGTCGAAGCCGGTGATCTCGATCTGCAGCGGGCCGTAGCGCGTCGCGAAGGTTTCCATGCGGCCGACGATGCCGACGGCGTCGCCTTGCAGGTCCGCGCCGGTCAGCCGGTAGCGGGCAGCGTCGAGCCGCACGACGTGGAACGTGTCGCCTTCGGCGCGCGTCGGCACGTCGAAGCGGGCGACGTCGACGCGCTCCTGGCCCCACGCATAGCCGCCGATGCCGAACAGCCCGGGCGTGACCGCGCCGTCGTTGAAGCGCGCGACGAACGCGCCGACGACCGGCACGCGCGACGGTTGCGCGACGATGTAGCTGCGCAGGTCTTCCACGGCGCGCGTGACGACCAGCCGCGACGACACGATTTGCGCCTCGGCCGATGCCGGCGAGCCGACGTTGAAGAACGATGCCGCATCGCCGAGCAGGTTCTTCGACGTGGCGTCGGCCGCGTCGTCGGTCTGGATCATCAGGTCGGCCTGATAGGTGGGCGGTGCGACGAACGCGTAGAGCGCGCCGGCCGCGACGCAAGCCGCGGCGATCGACGCGACGGTCCAGCGCGCCTGGCGCAGCACGTCGAGCACGCGGACGAGATCGATCTCGCGTTCGGGGGAGGAGGATGTGTTCATGACCATGAGACGGAAACGGGAAGGGCCGGCCAGCGCGCGTCGAGGCGCGGCAGCCAGCTGGCGACCGCGAGATCGATCAGCGCCGCGCTGCGGATGAAATCCGCGCGCGTGCCGCGATACGGGTCGGGAATGTCGAGTCCGGGGAGCGCGTCGTCCGACGCGCGCGCGTATTCGCCGAGCCGGAATACGCGGCCGCGCAGGAACGGATGGCGCGTTTCGAGCACGCGGCGCTGGCCGTCGTCCATCACGAAGATGAGCGCGGCCCGCTTGCACAGGTCGGTCGTAACGGGGCGGGCGCGATGCGTGTCGAGCGACAGATTGCGCGCGGCGGCCATCTCGCAGGCGAGCGGATCGGCCGGGCGGCGCGGCGGCGGCGCGAGGCCGGCCGACGCGATGTCCGCCTGCGGTAGCCGCGCGGCGAGCTGCGCGGCCGCGAGCGGGCTGCGGCAAATGTTGCCTTCGCACACGACGAGGAGGAACGGGCGCGTACTCATTTCGCGGCGATCCCGGCGGCGACGCCCGTGTTGACGCTCGGCAGCAGCAGGCTCAGCACGCGGCTGAAGCGCACCAGGCCGTTGCCGTCGACGTAGACGACGTCCTGCGGTTCCAGCTCGAACTGGTTCGCGAGCACCATCGCGACCGGCGAGCGCGCGTCGAGATGGAACACCGTCGGCGCCCGGCCCTGCGCGCCGCGAATCACGAACAGCTGCGCGGCGTCGGCCGTATTCGAGTTGATGCTGCCGGCCTGCAGCAGCGCGTCGCTGAGCGTCAGGCGGCCGTTGCGTTTCGGCAGCGCGCGCATCGGGCGGTTCACTTCGCCCATCACGTACACGCCGTTGTCGTCGCGTGCGCTGATGCGCAGCAGGTCGCCGCCGCGCAGCACGATGCCGGACGGATTGCCGCGCGTTTCCAGCAGGCGCGTCAGGTTGACGTGCACCGGCACGCCGTCGCGCACGATCGTGACGTCGCTCTGGTCCGCGGCGGCCGTGAAGCCGCCCGCGCGCGCGATCGCGTCGGTCAGCGTCATCGGTACGTCGTTGACGGGCAACGCGCCGGGCGTATGCACTTCACCGTCGACATACACCTGCTGCGACCGGAACGACGCGACACGCAGCGTGACCTGCGGATTGCGGTAGATGGCCGCCAGCGCACGCGTCACGCGCGCCTGTGCTTCAGCGGCCGTCAGGCCCGCTACCGGCAGCGCGCCCGCGTACGGGAACGTCAGGTTGCCGCGATCGTCGACCACGAAGCCGGCGACGGGATCGGCGGCGCGCGGCGGCGTTTGCGGTGCGCCGCCTTGCGCGGCCGCGAGTTCGGGGTGATCCCAGACGGTGATCTGCAGCACGTCGCCGGGGCCGATCCGGTACGACGGCGCGCGCGGGGCGGCCAGCGCCGACAGCGACGCGGATGCCGCGTCGCGCGCAGCGCGCT harbors:
- a CDS encoding polysaccharide pyruvyl transferase family protein, which produces MMHRPAHVALLHAYSARNSGDGLLVDLSVALLRDAFGADTQVSIVAADPASFPAYPDVRPAPVLAAGGAGRLIGAAMAALPVGANPALADLRALLRRTDLIVGVGGGYLRARNALEALKLEAGHLVQMRAARAANKPAVYLPQSIGPAAGNPLLAGHLTSLLAGFDAVFARDDRSVAFLAGNANTRRAPDLAVLEFGRRAMGLRERVRSAASTPAHVALVLRRPPAWSDAQCARYLASTDALVERLAAFCRVTFAVQSQGRGNDDAAYYRERGFDAPRSLKDVLAGDTPDAVVSVRLHGALEAILHGVPAYHLSYERKGFGAYADLGVGHWVANAADFDANAVCDTLLAPDALRRFWVQAETGLARLGDERRKLVDALRDALGNGANGAVR
- a CDS encoding glycosyltransferase family 4 protein is translated as MSDLEFAPALSEPPALPRADHAAKPPLRVALVVEAAGGGVAVHLTDLIAGLRARSNAEIHLIAPLGERFDDAMLAGAAAQCHSFHRLPLRRAVGLHDVRGALALRRLLRRLRPDIVHSHSSKAGALARLCRGPWKQVYTPHAVYTLNPTLSPAKHAFYGSIERVLGNGCSDAVIAVSQAEADHLHALGIARHRIRVVENGVTPPRLLARQAARIALGLADDTFVVGFVGRFDHQKGVDRLVRAARLLEGRFERRVQVVAIGSGEFARAAGEEARDLPLNLHVAGRVDDARRYFSAFDLLALPSRYEGFPYVCLEAVAARVPMVATRVAGADELIAAHRVGLTVPNSDDPAAFAEAIGRLVDHPAAFGLMRDQCAHAYPHFSADAMVDRTLAVYRALLQENA
- a CDS encoding polysaccharide biosynthesis tyrosine autokinase; amino-acid sequence: MNTSSSPEREIDLVRVLDVLRQARWTVASIAAACVAAGALYAFVAPPTYQADLMIQTDDAADATSKNLLGDAASFFNVGSPASAEAQIVSSRLVVTRAVEDLRSYIVAQPSRVPVVGAFVARFNDGAVTPGLFGIGGYAWGQERVDVARFDVPTRAEGDTFHVVRLDAARYRLTGADLQGDAVGIVGRMETFATRYGPLQIEITGFDAQPGTRFRLIRHSRAETIDTLRTALDVQEKVKQSGVLVASLRGDDPAEISATLNAIASRYVEQNIARRSADAAQSLTFLNGQLPIVKQQLERAETRYAALRSRTGSIDLAEEGKVALQQGADLQTRALELQQKRDELSRRFLPTHPDMAALDAQLATLKRQQGALDTRIARLPAQQAEEVRAQLDVKVNTDLYTALLNNIQQLELVQAGRTASVRVVDAAVAPADPVRPNRPVVIAAAALLGLALGVIAAFMREFLYGGLTAVDEIERHTSLPVRAVLPAAARQRKLMRAVEQHDTGLHVLAYDDPYEPAIEGLRSLQTALHFSLADIAHPLVLISGPTPGTGKSFVSVNFAAVQAASGRRVLLIDGDLRKGYLHQYFGLERGLGFAELLDGRASVDDILRRNIAPNLDFLPTGELPPAPTALLQHAGVGPLLASLRARYDLVVVDSAPLLAATDATWLNTHADATLLVARAGATRAGELVESAKRLPRRTADTLGVVLNGLDPRSGASAFGSKYGGYRYEAYRYTCDTRCTHVARVRALLSRLFRRSA
- a CDS encoding arsenate reductase/protein-tyrosine-phosphatase family protein; amino-acid sequence: MSTRPFLLVVCEGNICRSPLAAAQLAARLPQADIASAGLAPPPRRPADPLACEMAAARNLSLDTHRARPVTTDLCKRAALIFVMDDGQRRVLETRHPFLRGRVFRLGEYARASDDALPGLDIPDPYRGTRADFIRSAALIDLAVASWLPRLDARWPALPVSVSWS
- a CDS encoding polysaccharide biosynthesis/export family protein, with amino-acid sequence MSIPIASAATGRRGALALVLTACVWLSGCALAPGMTMTAAAPDAAAGEPNAAATPAAAANAAAGASSSAAQRVAVPIVAIDPALLAHQRAARDAASASLSALAAPRAPSYRIGPGDVLQITVWDHPELAAAQGGAPQTPPRAADPVAGFVVDDRGNLTFPYAGALPVAGLTAAEAQARVTRALAAIYRNPQVTLRVASFRSQQVYVDGEVHTPGALPVNDVPMTLTDAIARAGGFTAAADQSDVTIVRDGVPVHVNLTRLLETRGNPSGIVLRGGDLLRISARDDNGVYVMGEVNRPMRALPKRNGRLTLSDALLQAGSINSNTADAAQLFVIRGAQGRAPTVFHLDARSPVAMVLANQFELEPQDVVYVDGNGLVRFSRVLSLLLPSVNTGVAAGIAAK